In Brienomyrus brachyistius isolate T26 chromosome 14, BBRACH_0.4, whole genome shotgun sequence, the following proteins share a genomic window:
- the vcpkmt gene encoding protein-lysine methyltransferase METTL21D, translating to MAAPSDGEEVERYFVRVIEKNDGSCLHMKQCSEGDVGCVVWDAAIVLAKYLETKAFWDPEAGTNLWSGKTILELGAGTGVVGLMAATLGANVTVTDLEELQHLLHVNIRDNQCLVRDGSIVPKVLKWGEDVTELLPRPDFILMADCIYYEQSVEPLVKTLRDLVGPDTCVICCYEQRTMGHNAEVEKKFFQLLLEDFQSKEIPLEQQDPEFSSPDIHILHIRLRV from the exons ATGGCCGCGCCCTCGGATGGCGAGGAAGTGGAACGTTATTTCGTTAGAGTTATAGAAAAAAATGATGGCTCGTGTTTACATATGAAGCAGTGCAGTGAAGGGGATGTAGGCTGTGTGGTGTGGGATGCTGCCATCGTTCTCGCGAAATATTTAGAAACGAAAGCTTTCTGGGATCCTGAAGCCGGAACAAACCTATGGTCCGGCAAAACTATCTTAGAGCTTGGAGCCGGGACTGGAGTGGTTGGCCTCATGGCTGCAACCTTGGG GGCGAACGTTACTGTGACAGACCTGGAAGAATTAcaacatctactccacgttaaCATCCGGGACAACCAATGTTTGGTCAGGGACGGCTCGATTGTACCCAAGGTACTAAAATG GGGAGAAGATGTAACTGAGCTTTTACCACGCCCTGACTTCATTCTGATGGCAGATTGCATTTATTACGAACAG TCTGTGGAGCCACTGGTTAAGACTCTGAGGGATTTGGTTGGACCCGATACTTGTGTCATTTGTTGTTATGAGCAACGTACCATGGGACACAACGCAGAGGTGGAGAAGAAATTCTTCCAG CTGCTTCTGGAAGACTTCCAATCCAAGGAGATCCCACTGGAGCAGCAGGACCCAGAGTTCAGCAGCCCTGATATTCACATCCTCCACATCCGTCTGAGGGTCTGA